A genomic region of Pseudomonas sp. RSB 5.4 contains the following coding sequences:
- the waaF gene encoding lipopolysaccharide heptosyltransferase II, which translates to MNILIVGPSWVGDMVMAQTLFQCLKQRHPQCEIDVLAPEWSRPILERMPEVRKALSFPLGHGVLELATRRRIGKSLAGQYDQAILLPNSLKSALVPFFAGIKQRTGWRGEFRYGLLNDVRTLDKERYPLMIERFMALAYEPNAELPKPYPRPSLQIDPVTREAALAKFGLTLDRPVLALCPGAEFGESKRWPSEHYAKVAEARIREGWQVWLFGSKNDHAVGEDIRARLIPGLREESVNLSGGTSLAEAIDLLSCADSVVSNDSGLMHVAAALNRPLVAVYGSTSPGFTPPLAEHVEIVRLGLDCSPCFDRTCRFGHYNCLRQLMPDAVNDALQKLQGTVVEVH; encoded by the coding sequence ATGAATATTCTGATCGTTGGGCCCAGTTGGGTCGGTGACATGGTGATGGCGCAGACACTGTTTCAGTGTCTCAAGCAGCGCCACCCGCAATGCGAAATCGACGTGCTGGCCCCCGAGTGGAGCCGGCCGATCCTTGAACGCATGCCCGAAGTGCGCAAGGCCTTGAGCTTTCCGCTCGGCCATGGCGTGCTGGAATTGGCCACGCGTCGGCGGATCGGCAAGTCCCTGGCCGGTCAGTACGATCAGGCGATCCTGCTGCCGAACTCGCTGAAGTCGGCGCTGGTGCCGTTTTTCGCCGGCATCAAGCAGCGCACTGGCTGGCGCGGCGAGTTCCGCTACGGCCTGCTCAATGACGTGCGCACGTTGGATAAAGAACGTTATCCGCTGATGATCGAACGCTTCATGGCCCTGGCTTACGAGCCGAACGCCGAGCTGCCGAAACCTTATCCGCGTCCGAGCCTGCAAATCGATCCGGTGACCCGCGAAGCGGCACTGGCGAAATTTGGCCTGACCCTTGACCGCCCGGTGTTGGCGCTGTGCCCCGGCGCCGAGTTCGGCGAATCCAAGCGCTGGCCCTCCGAGCATTACGCCAAGGTCGCCGAAGCGCGGATTCGCGAAGGCTGGCAGGTGTGGCTGTTCGGCTCGAAAAACGACCACGCGGTGGGCGAAGACATCCGCGCACGGTTGATTCCCGGCCTGCGTGAAGAGTCGGTCAACCTCAGCGGCGGCACCTCGCTGGCCGAGGCCATCGACCTGCTGTCCTGCGCCGATTCGGTGGTGTCCAACGACTCCGGCCTGATGCACGTAGCGGCAGCACTGAACCGTCCACTGGTGGCGGTCTACGGCTCGACTTCGCCGGGCTTCACCCCGCCGCTGGCCGAGCACGTCGAAATCGTTCGGCTGGGTCTCGATTGCAGTCCGTGTTTCGACCGTACCTGCCGATTCGGCCATTACAACTGCCTGCGCCAGCTGATGCCGGACGCGGTCAACGATGCCTTGCAGAAATTGCAGGGCACTGTGGTCGAGGTTCATTAA
- the waaC gene encoding lipopolysaccharide heptosyltransferase I — MRVLLIKTSSLGDVIHALPALTDAARAIPGIKFDWVVEEGFAEIPTWHPAVGKVIPVAIRRWRKNLWQTIKSGEWKRFKQSVRAHKYDLVIDAQGLLKSAWLTRYVKAPVAGLDKGSAREPIAARFYDRKLAVARGQHAVERVRQLFAIALGYDLPKGLGDYGLNVERLVELPRKSAFVVFLHGTTWDTKHWPEAYWRELTERVGYLGVGVKLPWGNPLEKARAERIAAGFKHAEVLPKLNLAGVGKVLAGAQACVAVDTGLGHLAAALDVPTISLFGPTNPGLTGAYGKVQIHMASDFPCAPCLQKKCTYQPTAQDARQFDLKREQPLCFTRLNPERVASRLSTLLMAEELR, encoded by the coding sequence TTGCGGGTATTGCTGATCAAGACCTCATCGCTGGGCGACGTGATTCACGCGTTGCCGGCGCTGACCGACGCGGCCCGGGCCATTCCCGGAATCAAGTTCGACTGGGTGGTGGAAGAGGGCTTTGCCGAGATCCCGACCTGGCACCCGGCCGTCGGCAAAGTGATTCCGGTGGCGATCCGCCGCTGGCGCAAGAATCTCTGGCAGACGATCAAGAGCGGCGAGTGGAAGCGCTTCAAGCAAAGCGTGCGCGCCCATAAATACGATCTGGTGATCGACGCTCAGGGCCTGCTGAAAAGTGCCTGGCTGACGCGCTATGTCAAAGCCCCGGTGGCCGGCCTCGACAAAGGCTCGGCGCGCGAGCCGATCGCCGCACGTTTCTACGACCGCAAACTGGCGGTGGCCCGTGGGCAGCATGCCGTTGAGCGGGTGCGCCAGTTGTTCGCTATCGCCCTCGGTTATGACCTGCCCAAAGGTCTGGGCGATTACGGCCTCAACGTCGAGCGACTGGTGGAATTGCCGCGCAAGAGCGCCTTCGTGGTGTTCCTGCACGGCACCACGTGGGACACCAAGCACTGGCCGGAAGCCTACTGGCGCGAGCTGACCGAACGCGTTGGCTATCTGGGCGTCGGGGTCAAACTGCCGTGGGGCAACCCGCTGGAGAAGGCCCGTGCCGAACGGATTGCCGCCGGTTTCAAGCACGCCGAAGTGCTGCCGAAGCTGAATCTGGCCGGGGTCGGCAAAGTGCTGGCCGGCGCCCAGGCCTGCGTGGCGGTGGACACTGGCCTCGGCCATCTGGCGGCCGCGCTGGACGTGCCAACGATTTCGCTGTTCGGCCCGACCAATCCGGGCCTGACCGGCGCCTACGGCAAGGTGCAGATTCACATGGCCAGTGATTTCCCCTGTGCCCCTTGCCTGCAAAAGAAATGTACGTATCAACCGACCGCGCAGGATGCCCGTCAGTTTGACCTGAAGCGCGAGCAGCCCCTGTGCTTCACGCGTCTGAATCCCGAGCGTGTCGCCAGCCGACTGAGCACGTTGTTAATGGCTGAGGAGCTGCGCTGA
- a CDS encoding glycosyltransferase family 4 protein: MQLAFVLYKYFPFGGLQRDFMRIALECQKRGHQIRVYTLIWEGDVPPGFEVLVAPVKAFFNHRRNEKLSAWMEADLAKRPVDRLIGFNKMPGLDVYYAADGCFEDKAQNLRHSLYRRWGRYRHFAEYERAVFAKDAKTEVLMISEVQQPLFIKHYGTPLERFHLLPPGIAQDRRRPADADEIRAGFRAEFNLTDDELLLVQIGSGFKTKGVDRSLKALAALPAELKKRTRLFVIGQDDPKLFQMQSATLGLGDNVTFLKGRSDIPRFLLGADLLIHPAYNENTGTVLLEALVAGLPVLVSAVCGYAHYIAEADAGRVLDEPFDQAQLTQYLTEMLGDASARAAWSRNGLTFAETADLYSMPQHAADVILAEHA, from the coding sequence ATGCAATTGGCTTTTGTCCTGTACAAATATTTCCCGTTCGGTGGCTTGCAGCGCGACTTCATGCGCATCGCCCTCGAATGCCAGAAGCGCGGCCACCAGATTCGTGTCTACACGCTGATCTGGGAAGGCGACGTGCCGCCCGGTTTCGAAGTGCTGGTGGCGCCGGTCAAGGCGTTCTTCAACCATCGGCGCAACGAGAAGCTCAGCGCGTGGATGGAGGCGGATCTGGCCAAGCGTCCGGTGGACCGCCTGATCGGCTTCAACAAGATGCCGGGGCTGGACGTCTACTACGCCGCCGACGGCTGCTTCGAAGACAAGGCGCAAAATCTGCGCCATTCGCTGTACCGCCGCTGGGGCCGCTACCGGCACTTCGCCGAGTACGAGCGCGCGGTGTTCGCCAAAGATGCGAAAACCGAAGTGTTGATGATTTCCGAAGTGCAGCAGCCGCTGTTCATCAAGCACTACGGCACGCCGCTTGAACGCTTCCACCTGCTGCCGCCGGGCATCGCCCAGGATCGTCGTCGGCCGGCGGATGCCGACGAGATTCGCGCCGGTTTCCGCGCCGAATTCAACCTCACGGACGACGAATTGCTGCTGGTGCAGATCGGCTCCGGGTTCAAGACCAAGGGCGTCGATCGCAGCCTCAAGGCGCTGGCCGCACTGCCCGCCGAGCTGAAGAAGCGCACCCGGCTGTTTGTAATCGGCCAGGATGACCCCAAATTGTTCCAGATGCAGAGTGCCACTTTGGGCCTGGGCGACAACGTGACGTTCCTCAAGGGCCGCAGCGATATTCCGCGGTTCCTGCTCGGCGCCGACCTGTTGATCCACCCGGCGTACAACGAAAACACCGGTACGGTGCTGCTCGAAGCGCTGGTCGCCGGTTTGCCGGTGCTGGTCAGCGCGGTCTGCGGTTACGCCCATTACATTGCCGAGGCAGATGCCGGGCGAGTGCTGGACGAGCCGTTCGATCAGGCGCAACTGACGCAATACCTGACTGAGATGTTGGGCGACGCCTCTGCACGCGCGGCCTGGAGCCGCAATGGTCTGACCTTCGCCGAGACGGCCGACCTCTACAGCATGCCGCAGCACGCGGCCGATGTGATTCTGGCGGAGCACGCTTAA
- the rfaP gene encoding lipopolysaccharide core heptose(I) kinase RfaP: MKLMLAEPFKSLWAGRDPFVEVEGLQGEVYRELEARRTLRTEVDGNGFFVKIHRGIGWGEIFKNLLTAKLPVLGAGQEWQAIQRLQEVGVPTMTAVAYGEKGSNPADQHSFIVTEELAPTISLEDFSIDWVKNPPQPTLKRALIAEVARMTGMMHRAGVNHRDCYICHFLLHTDKPVTPDAFKLSVIDLHRAQTRPRITQRWRNKDLAALYFSALDIGLTRRDKLRFLKGYFQQPLRQILAEEAPLLSWLEGKANKLYARKQRYGDAL, translated from the coding sequence ATGAAGTTGATGCTGGCTGAACCGTTCAAGAGCCTTTGGGCCGGGCGCGACCCGTTCGTCGAAGTCGAAGGCTTGCAGGGCGAGGTCTACCGCGAGCTGGAAGCTCGCCGCACGCTGCGCACGGAAGTCGACGGCAACGGATTTTTCGTCAAGATCCACCGTGGCATCGGCTGGGGCGAGATCTTCAAGAACCTGCTGACCGCCAAGCTGCCGGTGCTCGGCGCGGGTCAGGAGTGGCAGGCGATCCAGCGTCTGCAGGAAGTCGGCGTGCCGACCATGACCGCCGTGGCTTACGGCGAGAAGGGCAGCAACCCGGCGGATCAGCATTCGTTCATTGTCACCGAAGAACTGGCGCCGACCATCAGCCTCGAAGATTTCAGCATCGATTGGGTCAAGAACCCGCCGCAGCCGACACTCAAGCGCGCGCTGATCGCTGAAGTCGCGCGCATGACCGGCATGATGCATCGCGCCGGGGTCAACCACCGCGACTGCTACATCTGCCACTTTCTGTTGCACACCGATAAACCGGTCACCCCGGACGCTTTCAAACTCTCGGTGATCGACCTGCACCGCGCCCAGACCCGCCCCAGAATTACTCAGCGCTGGCGCAACAAGGATTTGGCCGCGCTGTATTTTTCGGCACTGGACATCGGCCTGACCCGTCGTGACAAGCTGCGCTTCCTCAAAGGCTACTTCCAGCAACCGCTGCGGCAGATCCTGGCGGAAGAAGCGCCGTTGCTGAGCTGGCTCGAAGGCAAGGCCAACAAGCTCTATGCGCGCAAACAGCGTTACGGGGATGCGCTCTGA
- a CDS encoding lipopolysaccharide kinase InaA family protein, which translates to MAGWTLEPQYGELTEDFGSLEAVFALQGERLTRDPLSEVIRVQRNGVNYYVKRYVGAGKGLRRYLGKPRVKMEWQNLKRFAKWGIPTAEVVAWGLERRGAAYARGAMITRELPHTEDLSALAERNDPKLKDRLWVDGISRQLAGYTRTMHDHRFTHNDLKWRNLLIDDQEQVFLIDCPNGDFWRGFWLKYRITKDLACLDKVAKYHLSNTQRLRFYLQYRGRDRLNAADKKRIRHVVRFFEGRE; encoded by the coding sequence ATGGCGGGTTGGACGCTTGAACCGCAATACGGCGAACTGACTGAAGATTTCGGCAGCCTCGAAGCGGTGTTTGCCCTGCAGGGCGAACGTCTGACCCGTGATCCGCTGTCCGAAGTCATTCGCGTGCAGCGCAACGGCGTGAATTACTACGTCAAACGCTACGTCGGCGCCGGTAAAGGCTTGCGTCGTTACCTGGGCAAACCCCGGGTGAAGATGGAGTGGCAGAACCTCAAACGTTTCGCCAAGTGGGGCATTCCCACCGCCGAAGTGGTGGCCTGGGGCCTGGAACGACGTGGCGCGGCTTATGCCCGTGGCGCGATGATCACCCGCGAGCTGCCGCACACCGAAGACCTCTCGGCGCTGGCCGAGCGCAACGATCCGAAACTCAAGGATCGCCTGTGGGTGGATGGCATCAGCCGGCAACTGGCCGGTTACACCCGGACCATGCACGATCACCGTTTTACCCACAACGACCTGAAGTGGCGCAACCTGCTGATCGACGATCAGGAACAGGTGTTTCTGATCGACTGCCCGAACGGCGATTTCTGGCGCGGCTTCTGGCTTAAATACCGGATCACCAAGGATCTGGCCTGTCTCGACAAGGTGGCCAAGTATCACCTGTCGAATACCCAGCGCCTGCGTTTCTACCTGCAATACCGCGGACGTGATCGGCTCAATGCTGCCGACAAGAAACGGATTCGCCACGTGGTGAGATTTTTCGAGGGACGTGAATGA
- a CDS encoding lipopolysaccharide kinase InaA family protein, which yields MTDFLAAEDRALLERHGLGTFDALWAKQLEAVDEPNTDGGGWSSVFRLELEGQAYYLKRQSNYLTRTLHAPFGEPSFAREFRNISRYNKLGIPALQAAFFGERKVKGDVQAILLTRALDGWDDLDSLLQRWSELTSVQQSAILKACGQLARRLHGVRQVHGCFYPKHIFLQADGGAYRAQLIDLEKTRPLLFGMRDRVKDLEPLLRRAPEWSEALLRELLAAYLDQPLDSSLVDSWVTRLTARRSRKEAR from the coding sequence ATGACTGATTTCCTGGCCGCTGAAGACCGGGCGCTGCTTGAGCGTCATGGCCTCGGCACTTTCGACGCGCTCTGGGCCAAACAGCTCGAAGCCGTGGACGAACCCAACACCGATGGCGGTGGCTGGAGCAGCGTGTTTCGTCTGGAGCTGGAAGGGCAGGCTTACTACCTCAAGCGCCAGAGCAACTACCTGACCCGCACCTTGCACGCGCCGTTCGGCGAGCCGAGTTTCGCCCGCGAGTTCCGCAATATCAGCCGCTACAACAAGCTGGGGATTCCGGCGCTGCAAGCGGCGTTTTTCGGTGAGCGCAAGGTCAAGGGCGATGTTCAGGCGATCCTGCTGACCCGTGCCCTCGATGGCTGGGACGATCTCGACTCGCTATTGCAACGCTGGTCGGAACTGACCAGCGTGCAGCAATCAGCGATTCTCAAGGCTTGCGGACAACTGGCGCGCCGCCTGCACGGCGTGCGTCAGGTGCACGGCTGCTTTTATCCAAAACACATTTTTTTGCAGGCTGATGGCGGCGCCTATCGGGCGCAGTTGATCGACCTGGAAAAGACCCGACCACTGCTGTTCGGCATGCGTGATCGGGTCAAGGATCTGGAGCCGCTGCTGCGTCGTGCACCTGAATGGAGCGAGGCGCTACTGCGCGAGTTGCTCGCGGCGTATCTCGATCAGCCGCTGGACAGTTCGCTGGTCGACAGCTGGGTGACGCGCCTGACTGCACGGCGCAGTCGCAAGGAGGCCCGTTGA
- a CDS encoding lipopolysaccharide kinase InaA family protein has translation MQLSELKNAGRTPSLPLTITLADAAGSADLQLLSLLRVLPGQRYVGAGVWRGRPVLAKLLVGSKAARHFQRELAGVKLLAEQGLTTPLLLADGLKDGEGGWLLFEFLEGAESLGDAWQKVESLPVLADEQSAVLAEALGAIGQLHGKGLWQEDLHLDNLLRHGSQLYLIDGAGICAETAGQPLSRQKVLENLGVFFAQLPKSLEPFTEELLVYYLLSNSEHALPLEALQKQIARVRAWRLKDYLIKVGRECTLFSVQRGAFGLRAIRREEEAAMLPVLDQADALLDQGHLYKTGGAASVGKVEVAGRTLVIKRYNIKGFAHWLKRFWRPSRAWHSWREGNRLAFLGIATPKPLAVLEKRFLWLRSRAYLVTEFLPGPDIIERFAPYVESGAAPESELQALEQLFARLIAERISHGDFKGHNLFWQGDRWALIDLDSMCQHGSVGSFAPAYARDRARFMRNWPESSALYQVIDQRLPKDISSAA, from the coding sequence ATGCAGTTGTCCGAACTGAAAAATGCCGGGCGCACGCCGAGTCTGCCGCTGACGATCACGCTGGCCGATGCCGCCGGTTCCGCGGATTTACAGTTGCTGAGCCTGCTGCGGGTGCTGCCGGGGCAGCGCTATGTCGGTGCCGGGGTCTGGCGCGGGCGGCCGGTGCTGGCCAAATTACTGGTGGGCAGCAAGGCTGCGCGGCATTTTCAGCGCGAACTGGCGGGCGTCAAGTTGCTCGCCGAACAAGGTCTGACCACGCCGCTGTTGTTGGCTGATGGCCTGAAGGATGGCGAGGGCGGCTGGCTGCTGTTCGAGTTCCTCGAAGGTGCTGAAAGCCTCGGTGATGCCTGGCAGAAAGTCGAATCACTGCCGGTGCTGGCGGACGAGCAATCGGCGGTACTCGCCGAGGCGCTGGGTGCGATCGGTCAACTGCATGGCAAAGGCCTGTGGCAGGAAGACCTGCACCTGGACAACCTGCTGCGCCATGGCAGTCAGTTGTACCTGATCGATGGTGCCGGGATCTGCGCCGAGACCGCTGGCCAGCCGTTGTCGCGGCAGAAAGTGCTGGAAAACCTCGGGGTGTTTTTCGCCCAGTTGCCCAAGTCACTGGAGCCGTTCACCGAAGAATTGCTGGTGTATTACCTGCTGAGCAACAGCGAGCATGCGCTGCCGCTGGAAGCATTGCAGAAGCAGATCGCCAGGGTGCGCGCCTGGCGCCTGAAGGATTACCTGATCAAGGTCGGCCGCGAGTGCACGCTGTTCAGTGTGCAGCGCGGAGCGTTTGGCCTGCGGGCGATCCGTCGAGAGGAAGAGGCGGCGATGCTGCCGGTACTGGATCAGGCTGATGCGCTGCTTGATCAGGGCCATCTGTACAAGACCGGTGGTGCGGCAAGCGTCGGCAAGGTCGAGGTGGCCGGGCGCACGCTGGTGATCAAACGTTACAACATCAAGGGCTTTGCGCACTGGCTCAAGCGTTTCTGGCGCCCGAGCCGCGCCTGGCATTCATGGCGCGAAGGCAATCGCCTGGCGTTCCTCGGCATCGCTACGCCGAAGCCGCTGGCGGTGCTGGAAAAGCGCTTTTTGTGGCTGCGCAGCCGCGCCTATCTGGTGACCGAGTTTCTGCCGGGCCCGGACATCATCGAGCGCTTTGCGCCGTATGTTGAAAGCGGTGCGGCGCCGGAATCCGAGTTGCAGGCCCTGGAACAACTGTTCGCACGGTTGATCGCCGAGCGCATCAGCCATGGCGACTTCAAGGGCCACAACCTGTTCTGGCAGGGAGATCGCTGGGCGCTAATCGATCTGGATTCGATGTGTCAGCACGGCTCTGTCGGAAGTTTCGCACCGGCCTATGCGCGGGATCGGGCACGGTTCATGCGCAACTGGCCCGAGAGCAGCGCGCTGTATCAGGTGATTGATCAGCGGTTGCCCAAAGATATCTCCAGCGCGGCCTGA
- a CDS encoding YceK/YidQ family lipoprotein — MTIKNAVTLSTCAWLLSGCGTAASVMQMDADVARDMRKQKTYCQSIPRIYSGLAFDFCVLHAPPDPSGVLVPFVLLDLPLSGVLDTVVLPYTIYRQASDGSLGIYWRAGGY; from the coding sequence TTGACCATCAAAAACGCCGTAACACTGAGCACCTGCGCATGGCTTTTATCCGGCTGCGGCACCGCCGCCTCGGTAATGCAAATGGACGCCGACGTCGCCCGCGACATGCGCAAACAGAAAACCTACTGCCAATCGATTCCGCGAATCTACAGCGGTCTGGCGTTCGACTTCTGCGTACTCCACGCGCCCCCTGACCCCTCCGGCGTCCTGGTGCCGTTCGTGCTGCTGGACCTGCCGTTGTCCGGGGTGCTGGATACGGTGGTGTTGCCGTATACGATTTACCGTCAAGCCAGTGACGGCAGTCTCGGTATCTATTGGCGCGCGGGCGGTTATTGA
- a CDS encoding carbamoyltransferase, giving the protein MALTILGLSGALSHDPSAALYIDGKLVAAAEEERFVRDKHAKNRMPYESAKFCLEQAGIKPSDVDVVAIPFAPISLFGKARWHYAKRYWYAPDRALDAILMGNRRYKRYRNKIVWCLEQLGFDPKKIKIEPVEHHLAHASSAYHCSGFKEKTAILGIDGKGEYATTFFGYGENGKIHKIKEFFDPDSLGGLYGAITEFLGFEMLDGEFKVMGMAPYGDASKYDFSRLASFENGELVINTDYANVIGLRRYKEKGKGFYFSPKLIEWLGPKREGDIADEPYIHYAASMQALFEKLALQMIDYYLGDVLKETGKLAFAGGCALNVKLNQKIIARDDIKELFVQPASGDAGTAVGAAAYVSHARGVPVEKMEHVYLGPSYSNEDVIAACARHENKPTWRKLDNMPEQIAKIMVDGNPVAWFQGRMEFGPRALGGRSIIGCPSVAGVADRINHQIKFRERWRPFCPSMLDTVAPQMIKIDHPAPFMTFTFEVAEEWKTRVPEVVHEDGTSRAQVLKREYNPRYYDMMKALENLTGNGVSLNTSLNRRGEPMICSPTDALNMFFGSDLQYLIMEDILVVKEGANAYDSLG; this is encoded by the coding sequence GTGGCATTGACGATTCTTGGCCTGTCCGGCGCCCTTAGCCATGACCCTTCAGCCGCCTTGTACATCGACGGCAAGCTGGTGGCGGCGGCTGAAGAAGAGCGCTTCGTCCGCGATAAGCATGCAAAGAACCGCATGCCCTACGAATCGGCGAAGTTCTGCCTGGAACAGGCCGGTATCAAGCCGTCCGACGTTGACGTGGTGGCGATTCCGTTCGCCCCGATCAGCCTGTTCGGCAAGGCCCGCTGGCACTACGCCAAGCGCTACTGGTACGCGCCGGATCGCGCCCTCGATGCGATCCTGATGGGCAACCGTCGCTACAAGCGCTATCGCAACAAGATCGTCTGGTGCCTGGAGCAGCTGGGTTTTGATCCGAAGAAGATCAAGATCGAGCCGGTCGAGCATCACCTGGCTCACGCTTCCAGCGCCTACCACTGCTCGGGTTTCAAAGAGAAAACCGCGATCCTCGGCATCGACGGCAAGGGCGAGTACGCCACGACCTTCTTCGGTTACGGCGAAAACGGCAAGATCCACAAGATCAAGGAATTCTTCGATCCGGACTCCCTCGGCGGCCTGTACGGCGCGATCACCGAGTTCCTCGGTTTCGAGATGCTCGACGGCGAGTTCAAGGTCATGGGCATGGCGCCGTACGGCGACGCCAGCAAATACGACTTCTCGCGCCTGGCCTCGTTCGAGAACGGCGAGCTGGTGATCAACACCGACTACGCTAACGTGATCGGCCTGCGTCGCTACAAGGAGAAGGGCAAGGGCTTCTACTTCTCGCCGAAGCTGATCGAGTGGCTGGGTCCGAAGCGCGAAGGCGACATCGCCGACGAGCCGTACATCCACTACGCCGCGAGCATGCAAGCGCTGTTCGAGAAACTGGCGTTGCAGATGATCGACTACTACCTGGGCGACGTGCTCAAGGAAACCGGCAAACTGGCTTTCGCCGGTGGCTGTGCGCTGAACGTCAAGCTGAACCAGAAAATCATCGCCCGCGATGACATCAAGGAACTGTTCGTGCAACCGGCGTCCGGCGATGCCGGCACCGCGGTGGGCGCAGCGGCCTATGTGTCTCACGCCCGTGGCGTGCCGGTCGAGAAGATGGAACACGTCTACCTCGGCCCGTCGTACAGCAACGAAGACGTGATCGCCGCGTGCGCCCGTCACGAGAACAAGCCGACCTGGCGCAAGCTCGACAACATGCCGGAGCAGATCGCCAAAATCATGGTCGATGGCAACCCGGTGGCCTGGTTCCAGGGCCGCATGGAGTTCGGCCCGCGTGCGCTCGGTGGTCGTTCGATCATCGGTTGCCCGAGCGTGGCCGGTGTGGCTGACCGCATCAACCACCAGATCAAGTTCCGCGAGCGCTGGAGGCCTTTCTGCCCATCGATGCTCGACACCGTTGCGCCACAGATGATCAAGATCGATCACCCGGCGCCGTTCATGACCTTCACCTTCGAAGTGGCGGAAGAGTGGAAGACCCGCGTACCTGAAGTGGTTCACGAAGACGGTACTTCCCGTGCCCAGGTGCTGAAGCGCGAATATAACCCGCGCTACTACGACATGATGAAGGCGCTGGAAAACCTCACCGGCAACGGCGTATCGCTGAATACCTCGCTGAACCGCCGTGGCGAACCGATGATCTGCTCGCCGACCGACGCCCTGAACATGTTCTTCGGCTCCGATCTGCAGTACCTGATCATGGAAGACATTCTGGTGGTCAAAGAGGGCGCAAACGCTTATGACTCGCTCGGCTGA
- a CDS encoding glycosyltransferase: MTRSAERHVLQFCHGYDGPFLDCARQYASLFAGTGYRVTTVFLTGAADSEVAAACASDEVLFMEYSSKAIRGLKLGAIGDLRKIAASRNFSFCIAHRFKPIYIALLGTSLPVIGVHHAFDDYKRGTRKLFAHIFRKRLSLLGVSDAVRDDMRRCLPKWPSTRIQTLYNRIDVPALQASQVSARVARETLGLAADAFIVGNVGRLHPDKDQATLLHGFAAASPGLPGNSQLVILGKGRLEQDLKELARELGIGDRVLFLGQVPDARNYFRAFDVFALSSDHEPFGMVLLEAMAAGVPLLATACGGAKEVVEGVGILFPLGDAEHLAQGLQHLAGMDDQQRRQCAELMLDRLRERFSDRAVRDTFWRLPQVTDLAPRG; encoded by the coding sequence ATGACTCGCTCGGCTGAACGCCATGTGCTGCAGTTCTGTCACGGCTATGACGGGCCGTTCCTCGACTGCGCACGGCAGTACGCCAGCCTGTTCGCGGGCACCGGTTATCGGGTGACCACGGTCTTTCTGACCGGGGCCGCCGATAGCGAGGTGGCCGCAGCGTGTGCTTCCGATGAAGTGTTGTTCATGGAATACAGCTCCAAGGCCATTCGTGGTCTGAAGCTGGGCGCCATCGGCGATCTGCGCAAGATCGCCGCTTCACGCAATTTCAGTTTCTGCATCGCCCATCGCTTCAAGCCGATCTACATCGCCTTGCTCGGCACGTCGCTGCCAGTGATTGGCGTGCACCACGCGTTTGACGATTACAAACGCGGCACGCGCAAGCTGTTCGCGCACATTTTCCGCAAGCGCCTGAGCCTGCTCGGCGTGTCCGATGCGGTGCGTGACGACATGCGTCGTTGCCTGCCGAAATGGCCGTCGACCCGCATCCAGACCTTGTACAACCGCATCGATGTGCCGGCCTTGCAGGCCAGTCAGGTGTCAGCTCGCGTGGCTCGCGAGACCCTCGGTCTGGCGGCGGATGCGTTCATTGTCGGCAACGTCGGACGGCTGCACCCGGACAAGGATCAGGCCACCTTGCTGCACGGTTTCGCCGCGGCGTCGCCGGGTTTGCCGGGCAACAGTCAATTGGTGATTCTCGGCAAGGGCCGTCTGGAGCAGGACCTCAAGGAACTGGCCCGCGAGCTGGGTATTGGTGATCGCGTGCTGTTTCTCGGTCAGGTGCCGGACGCACGCAATTACTTCCGTGCCTTCGATGTGTTTGCGCTGAGCTCCGATCACGAACCGTTCGGCATGGTGCTGCTGGAGGCCATGGCTGCTGGCGTGCCGTTGCTCGCCACTGCGTGTGGCGGGGCGAAGGAAGTGGTCGAAGGTGTGGGCATTCTGTTCCCGCTGGGCGATGCCGAGCACCTTGCACAAGGCCTGCAACATTTGGCCGGTATGGATGATCAGCAGCGCCGGCAGTGTGCCGAGCTGATGCTCGATCGCCTGCGTGAGCGTTTCTCCGACCGTGCGGTGCGCGACACCTTCTGGCGTCTGCCGCAAGTTACCGATCTGGCACCGAGGGGCTGA